One window of the Phlebotomus papatasi isolate M1 unplaced genomic scaffold, Ppap_2.1 HiC_scaffold_569, whole genome shotgun sequence genome contains the following:
- the LOC129809288 gene encoding uncharacterized protein LOC129809288: MIVPSDKGNKTVVMSKTDYKKKMIEIVSDENTYTLIRTDRTLSAETRNNELVKQLHDGGHIDSITKKVLTTHNSRTPRIYGLPKIHKQGTPLRPIVSCIMAPTYEISKFISNILKPVTNRGGYSVKDSFEFVERVRTITVPEGYVMVSFDVIALFPNIPRNLAIQIIDNMWQTIQSHTSIGKDLFMKILRYCLETSYFVYEDQYYHQIDGMPMGGPLSPVIADLVMDHALTSILNTIPENVLCLTKYVDDIFCLIPHEKVNDTLNAFNGFHHKLQFTVETETDGGIAYLDTYVIRQNQQLETMWYKKPIASDRMLSYHSKHPLQQKISTAIGLIKRVQKLTTTNRANTKNIIFSKLRVNGYPPGLINALWGAHSTSHFDNIPESDQRIDDITYKSLTY, translated from the coding sequence ATGATTGTTCCCTCAGACAAAGGCAACAAAACAGTTGTGATGTCAAAGACagattacaagaaaaaaatgattgaaattgtCTCAGATGAAAATACATACACTCTGATCAGGACAGACCGAACATTATCCGCGGAAACCAGAAATAATGAGCTAGTAAAACAACTCCATGATGGTGGACACATAGATAGCATAACGAAGAAGGTTCTCACTACTCACAATTCTCGCACTCCACGAATCTATGGACTTCCCAAGATACATAAGCAAGGCACCCCCCTAAGACCCATTGTGTCTTGCATCATGGCCCCCACCTACGAGATCTCAAAATTCATCAGCAATATATTGAAACCAGTGACTAACCGAGGGGGATACAGTGTAAAGGATTCCTTTGAGTTTGTTGAGAGAGTGAGGACTATAACGGTGCCAGAGGGATATGTCATGGTGAGCTTTGATGTCATTGCGTTGTTCCCGAATATTCCACGAAATTTAGCTATccaaataattgataatatgtgGCAGACGATACAATCACACACAAGCATCGGCAAGGACCTATTTATGAAAATCCTCAGATATTGCCTTGAAACCAGCTATTTCGTGTACGAGGATCAGTATTATCATCAAATAGACGGCATGCCAATGGGGGGACCATTATCCCCAGTTATTGCAGATTTGGTGATGGATCATGCTCTTACATCAATCCTGAATACCATTCCAGAAAATGTTCTATGTCTGACAAAGTATGTGGATGATATTTTTTGCCTTATACCACACGAAAAGGTCAATGACACACTGAATGCTTTCAATGGCTTTCATCACAAGCTACAATTCACGGTAGAGACAGAGACGGATGGAGGAATCGCCTATCTTGACACCTATGTCATCAGACAGAACCAACAACTAGAAACAATGTGGTACAAGAAGCCCATAGCCTCGGATAGGATGTTGAGTTACCACTCTAAGCATCCCctgcaacaaaaaatatcaacagcCATTGGGCTAATAAAGCGGGTACAAAAACTCACAACAACTAATAGAGCAAACACCAAAAATATAATCTTTAGCAAGTTAAGAGTCAATGGCTATCCACCGGGCCTTATCAATGCACTCTGGGGAGCTCATTCAACATCGCACTTTGACAACATTCCCGAAAGTGACCAGAGAATTGATGACATCACCTACAAATCGCTAACATAC